One genomic segment of Cygnus olor isolate bCygOlo1 chromosome 20, bCygOlo1.pri.v2, whole genome shotgun sequence includes these proteins:
- the PTRH2 gene encoding peptidyl-tRNA hydrolase 2, mitochondrial, translated as MEQLGKAGLLGLVAGVACGLCLGWGLRGRLLRQARARPAAEPLGGAGAEAAVPGEDGEFKLVLVVRNDLKMGKGKVAAQCCHAAVSAYKQAQRRTPEVLKQWEYCGQPKVVLRAPDEETLIQLLAEARRLGLTVSLVRDAGRTQIAPGSQTVLGIGPGPADVVDRVSGRLKLF; from the coding sequence ATGGAGCAGCTGGGCAAGGCGGGGCTGCTCGGGCTGGTGGCGGGCGTGGCGTGCGGCCTCTGCCTCGGCTGGGGCCTCCGCGGGCGGCTCCTGCGGCAAGCCCGGGCCCGGCCGGCGGCGGAGCCCCTGGGCGGAGCGGGGGCTGAGGCGGCGGTGCCCGGGGAGGACGGGGAGTTcaagctggtgctggtggtgcgGAACGACCTCAAGATGGGCAAGGGGAAGGTGGCGGCGCAGTGCTGCCACGCCGCCGTGTCGGCCTACAAGCAGGCGCAGAGGAGGACGCCCGAGGTGCTGAAGCAGTGGGAGTACTGCGGGCAGCCCAAGGTGGTCCTCAGGGCCCCCGACGAAGAGACGCTGATCCAGCTGCTGGCCGAGGCCAGGCGCCTGGGCCTCACCGTCAGCCTGGTGCGGGATGCCGGCCGCACGCAGATCGCCCCCGGCTCCCAGACGGTGCTCGGCATCGGGCCGGGCCCAGCCGATGTGGTGGATCGAGTGTCCGGGCGCCTAAAGCTCTTCTGA